The DNA sequence CGGCTTTGCCCATAACCGCGAGATGCGCGAGCAGTACGGGGGCGATCAACCGAACAGGGCGAGGTGGTCCATCTCGAACCCGGGCGACACCGGCGAGGTGCTCCAGGCTGCCGTGCAACTCGGCGCGAAGACCGACCTGATGGACGAAGCGTGGTGGCTGCCATCTCCCCGAACGGGGAGATTCGGGCAATCGACCCTCGATCAGGCGCGTCAACGCCCTCGTACGATCTACGTCGATGCAGCCGGGCAGCGCTTCGTGAACGAGTCGAACTCGTACATGGAGGTGGGCAAGGCGATGTACGCGCGCGACAAGACGAGCCGGGCGGTCCCCTGCTGGCTGATCTTCGACGATCGTTATCGAAAGCGCTACGCGCACCAGCGCTCCAGCCCCGGTCGGTTCCCGCGCAAGCTGCTCGAGAGCGGGATGCTGAAGCAGGCATGGACCCTCGACGATCTCGCCCATATTTGTGGCGTCGACTCGTCGGGTCTGTCCAGCACCGTGGAACGATTCAATGGGAACGTGGCGAGGGGCATCGACCCCGATTACGGGCGAGGCGAGTCCGCCTACAACCGGGCGCTGGGCGATCCCAATCACAAGGTGCATCCCTGCCTCGGGCCGATCGACGAAGCCCCGTACTACGCCGTCCAGGTCGTGCCGGGTGACATCGGCACCTGCGGTGGTCTCGTCACCAACGAACACGCTCAGGTGGTCGACCAAGACGACCGGCAGATCGAGGGTCTATACGCCACTGGCAACGGCACCGCCACCGTCATGGGTCGTCACTACCTCGGACCCGGGGCGAGCATTGCCAACACGATGGTCTTCGGGTACGTCGCCGCTCGCCACGCCACCCGAGGGCACCGCACCGGCTCATGAAGCGGATTGAGAGTAACCATGAGTGAGCTCGAGAACGCCAACTTCTTCACCGACCGATCAATTCAAGATGACCCCTACCCCTACTTCGATTGGGTGCGGGAGCAGGGCCCGGTATGGCGGGACGCTCGTTACGGCCTGTTCGTGATCACGGGTCATGAGGAGGCGATGGCGGTTTATGCGGACCCCGCGTCGTTTCCACCGAATGACCCGCCGTCGGGGACGTTCTCATCGTGCAACGTGGTGAGCGGGCCCTTCGTCAAATTCTCCGCGCCGGTGGTGGGCGACGACATCAGTGACATCATCCTGAAATACCGGCACGAGCTGCCCTTCAGCGACCAGCTCCCTTCGTTCGACGCGCCGGGCCACACGGCGCATCGCCACCTGCTGTTGGGGCTCATCACGCCGAAGCGGCTGAAGGAGAACGAGGAATTCATGTGGCTATTCGCCGACCGCCTCATCGATGGGTTCGCCGATGAGGGATCGTGCGAGGTGATCGGCGCCTACGCGGAGCCCTTCACCCTCACCGTCATCGCCGACCTCGAGGGCGTACCCGAGTCCGATCACTCCCTCTTTCGGGATCAGCTGTCGACGGTTCACCAGGAGGAGATCGCTCACAAGCCGCTCGAGTTCCTCTACGCACGATTTAGCGAGTACATCGAGGATCGCCGCCAGAAGCCTCGAAAAGATGTACTGACCGGCCTGGCCGCCGCGACGTTCCCGGACGGCTCGACGCCGGAAGTGAAGGACGCTGCGCTCATTGCCGCCAACCTCTTCGCCGGCGGTCAGGAGACGACGGTGCGGCTGCTCTCCTTCGCGCTCCGGATGCTGGGCGAGCGGCCCGACTTGCAGAAGCTCGTCCGTGACGATCGTGACCGCATCCCCAACTTCATCGAGGAGACGCTTCGGCTCGAGAGCCCTCTCCGAACGCAGTTCCGAATGGCACGCGTCCCCACCAAGCTCGCCGGCGTCGACATCCCCGCAGGCGGAACGGTCATGCTCGTGCCCGGTGCCTGCAACCGTGATCCTCGAGTGTTCGAGAACCCGTACGAGTTCGACATCAACCGTGCGAACGCCCGACAGCACATCGCCTTTGGGCATGGCAACCACACCTGTGCGGGGGCGCCGCTCGCCCGGGCCGAGGGTCGGGTGACGATCAACCGCTTCCTCGATCGGACAACAGACATCACGATTTCCGACGAGCACCATGGTCCGGCAGGCGCTCGACAGTACGACTACCTGCCGACCTTCTTCCTCCGTGGCCTCGAATACCTTCACCTGGACCTGGCCCCGTGAGCTGACGGCGCGGCCAAGAATCGCCCAGGTTCACGACGAACTGGGTGACGAGCCCTCCGGCGGATTCGCCGTCGACATGATCAGCTTTGTCTGCGCATACGGCGGTCCGGCGGTCGTACCGCCGTCGATCGGGAACACGATCCCGGTGACCTGCGCGGCGCGCTCGCTGGCAAGGAACACCACGGCGTTGGCGACGTCTTCGGACCGCGCCTCTCGTTCGAGCGGTTGCATGTAGCGCAGCACCGGCCCCATCTCGTACGTGGTGATGCCCGTGCGGATGTGCGCCGGTGTGAGACAGTTGACCCGAATGCCGTAAGGGGCGAGGTCGATGGCCATGCACTTGGTGACATGGGCCACGGCTGCCTTCGAGGCCCGGTAGGAGATCATGCCGGCGCCCGCGTTGACGGCAGCGATGGAAGCGTTGTTGATGATCGATCCACCGCCGTTGTCCTTCATGTACCGCGCCGCGCGTTGCGAGCCGGCGAGCACCCCGAAGAGGTTCACACTCATGATGCGGGAGAAGTCCTCGAGATCGTCCGGCAGGAACCGCTTGAGCGGGCTACCGATTCCCGCGTTGTTGAACATGATGTCGAGGCCGCCGAAGCGTTCGACGGCGAAGTCCACCAGTGCCTGCACCTGGTCCGCATCGCTCACATCGGTCTGCCAGAAGGCGGCACCGTCACCGATTCGCGAGGCGACCTCGTGGCCTCGGTCCTCGTCGAGGTCCGCGATGACGACGCTCGCTCCCTCGGCCGCGAGCAGCTCGGCGGTCGCCTGACCGATGCCGGCCGCACCACCCGTCACGATCGCTACGTTTCCGGCGAGCTCCTGCAACCTCATGCCGCGATCATACGGTCTCGCAGCCTGCCTGCTCGCCAGCCGCGCTACGTGAGCTCGACCACACCTACGCCGGATAGGGCCGACACGGCTCGTTTCGCAGGCTCGGGCACGGTGGCAGACCGGTCGGCACGCTCACGCCTGGGACGACCGGGAGGATGAGGCCAGACGGCATGTTCTTGGAGAACGCGATCGAGACCGTCGCCGTGCCCGTCGGGGGTTCGGTCTGACCGAAGGACCACACCGGCTGGGTGCCGTTCGGGGCGGCGATCGTCACCCGCATGCGCGACCCGGCGCGGTACACGTGCCCCTCGTAGTAGAGCGGGATCACGACCTCGACGAATTGTCCCTGCGGCATCGGCCGCGCATCAGCGGCTCTCATGCTGAGCACGGGCTCGAGCAGGGTGCTCTTCTGGTCGAGCAGGTTGTTCTGGGTGTGGTCGAGCTTGCGCTCGCTGGCCCGCAACCAGCCGTTCTGGACGAAGCTCTCCTTGCCGTCCGGGCGAACCTCGCTGACCGTCGCCTGGAGGTCGACGTCGGGCGTCGACGAGCGGACCCAGAGGTGGACCGCTCCTGC is a window from the Acidimicrobiales bacterium genome containing:
- a CDS encoding FAD-binding protein, with the protein product MTTWDSTVDLVIVGSGGGGMVAALTAADAGASVVVLEKQERVGGSTAMSGGIVWVPNNPVMRAEGVPDSYEDAMAHFEAVVGDVGPGSSLERRHAFLTAGPEMISFLQERGVRFVHCPGYSDYYSSAKGGHDVGRGIEPVPFDGRMLGEWLGKLQPGLAQSLGLAVMTNEARSLSHYNRSIRAFAVSGRVVLRTYAARLRRQALLTNGASLIAQILNITIARRLPVWTAAPLDDLIAEDGRVVGVRTVRAGAPMLIRARQGVLLAAGGFAHNREMREQYGGDQPNRARWSISNPGDTGEVLQAAVQLGAKTDLMDEAWWLPSPRTGRFGQSTLDQARQRPRTIYVDAAGQRFVNESNSYMEVGKAMYARDKTSRAVPCWLIFDDRYRKRYAHQRSSPGRFPRKLLESGMLKQAWTLDDLAHICGVDSSGLSSTVERFNGNVARGIDPDYGRGESAYNRALGDPNHKVHPCLGPIDEAPYYAVQVVPGDIGTCGGLVTNEHAQVVDQDDRQIEGLYATGNGTATVMGRHYLGPGASIANTMVFGYVAARHATRGHRTGS
- a CDS encoding cytochrome P450, translated to MSELENANFFTDRSIQDDPYPYFDWVREQGPVWRDARYGLFVITGHEEAMAVYADPASFPPNDPPSGTFSSCNVVSGPFVKFSAPVVGDDISDIILKYRHELPFSDQLPSFDAPGHTAHRHLLLGLITPKRLKENEEFMWLFADRLIDGFADEGSCEVIGAYAEPFTLTVIADLEGVPESDHSLFRDQLSTVHQEEIAHKPLEFLYARFSEYIEDRRQKPRKDVLTGLAAATFPDGSTPEVKDAALIAANLFAGGQETTVRLLSFALRMLGERPDLQKLVRDDRDRIPNFIEETLRLESPLRTQFRMARVPTKLAGVDIPAGGTVMLVPGACNRDPRVFENPYEFDINRANARQHIAFGHGNHTCAGAPLARAEGRVTINRFLDRTTDITISDEHHGPAGARQYDYLPTFFLRGLEYLHLDLAP
- a CDS encoding SDR family oxidoreductase; protein product: MRLQELAGNVAIVTGGAAGIGQATAELLAAEGASVVIADLDEDRGHEVASRIGDGAAFWQTDVSDADQVQALVDFAVERFGGLDIMFNNAGIGSPLKRFLPDDLEDFSRIMSVNLFGVLAGSQRAARYMKDNGGGSIINNASIAAVNAGAGMISYRASKAAVAHVTKCMAIDLAPYGIRVNCLTPAHIRTGITTYEMGPVLRYMQPLEREARSEDVANAVVFLASERAAQVTGIVFPIDGGTTAGPPYAQTKLIMSTANPPEGSSPSSS